In Bacillota bacterium, the following are encoded in one genomic region:
- a CDS encoding molybdopterin-dependent oxidoreductase: protein AAKFAEIKEKYGADRIGIFASPDLTNEEYLKLSELASSLGTALVTSADANFARLPLSSQKLFDGFEAVDFVIVLNADLQQDYLPTASRVYRMIADGLDTAVVDEECRGFANKNVLHVNLSREQIEELLAALHRFAARVGIQSVIENELSSLFKTAPETREAVIELIKRYLKAEKPLLITTEDSLSGPALQQLCDLMKLSSKGNNLLLLHNQGNRCGQIQAGFSPRALPLEQIRAALVVGSDLRILEQVEHCEFAAVITPNQAGQLQFATVVLPGSHFLETSGTAVNCSGRVQRLNQALTAPSGKDNLEIIAELVQKVNTRKQEEVQEARGKR, encoded by the coding sequence TTGCAGCCAAATTCGCGGAGATTAAAGAGAAGTACGGGGCGGATCGCATTGGTATTTTCGCCTCCCCTGATCTGACTAATGAAGAGTATCTGAAACTATCTGAGCTGGCATCAAGTCTGGGAACAGCATTGGTTACAAGCGCGGATGCTAATTTTGCGAGACTGCCACTATCGAGCCAGAAATTGTTTGACGGTTTTGAAGCAGTTGATTTCGTCATTGTGCTCAATGCTGATCTGCAGCAGGATTATCTGCCGACAGCAAGCAGAGTGTACCGGATGATCGCCGATGGACTAGATACAGCTGTGGTGGATGAAGAGTGCAGAGGTTTTGCCAATAAAAACGTGCTCCACGTAAATTTAAGCCGAGAGCAGATTGAAGAGCTCCTTGCTGCTCTCCACCGCTTCGCAGCGCGGGTGGGAATCCAGAGTGTAATTGAAAATGAGCTGAGTTCGCTCTTTAAAACTGCACCTGAAACCAGAGAAGCTGTGATAGAATTGATCAAACGCTATCTTAAGGCTGAAAAACCTCTCCTGATCACTACTGAAGACAGTCTGTCAGGACCAGCCCTTCAGCAGCTCTGTGATCTCATGAAGTTAAGTTCGAAGGGAAACAATCTTCTGCTTCTGCACAACCAGGGCAATCGCTGCGGCCAGATTCAAGCTGGCTTTAGCCCCAGAGCCCTTCCGCTAGAACAAATTCGGGCTGCGCTGGTTGTAGGTTCTGATCTGAGGATCCTTGAGCAGGTGGAGCACTGCGAATTTGCAGCTGTTATCACGCCGAATCAAGCAGGTCAGCTGCAGTTTGCTACTGTTGTTCTGCCGGGATCTCATTTCTTAGAGACATCCGGGACTGCCGTTAACTGCAGCGGCAGAGTGCAGCGGTTGAATCAAGCGCTGACAGCTCCCAGCGGAAAGGATAATCTGGAGATTATTGCAGAGCTGGTCCAGAAGGTAAATACTCGCAAGCAGGAAGAAGTTCAAGAAGCGAGAGGCAAGCGATAA